The genomic interval TCACCTGCTCTTTCTACCTCCTTATAGTCCTGAACTTAATCCTGTTGAAAACTTATGGCATTACTTGCGTAGCCATTTTTGGTCTAATCGTATTTATCGGGGTTATAAAGAACTAGAAAAGATGGCAATAGCTTCTTGGAGAAAAGTATGTCTGCAAGAAAAAAGAATGAAAAGTTTATGTGCTGTATCGTATGCCTAATTGTGTAAGGAGTAATTTAAAAGCGTATAAATATTTACCGATATAGGCTATAGCGAAATAGGCAAAGTTAAAAGCTGCCTTACATTCTCTTAATACGCTTTAGAAAAACTTCGCCCGTATACCCCCCTCTGAAAGATGTCTCTCTGTTTAACAAAAGGGATTTTATAAAGTACGTGACTGCATAAAGAGTAGATTAAAAGCGTATTATTATAAAATTAACATGGCATCGCCATATGAAAGAAAACGGTAACGCTCTTTAATAGCCTTATTATAAGCTTCTTTGATTAACTCCGGTGAAGCAAAAGCACTGACTAGCATAAGTAGACTTGAACCTGGCTGATGAAAGTTGGTTAAGAGATGTTGTACATATTTAAATTGATAGCCCGGATGAATAAAGATGTTGGTGTTATATTTCCCTCCCCTTATCATGCCAGAAGGGGAGGATGCTGCCTCTAGAGCACGGCAAGAAGTGGTACCTACGCAGATTTGTCGCTTGTTGATAGGTCTTTTATTAAGGCGCTCGGCTGTCTCTTGACTAATTTCAAAGGATTCATCATGCATTTGATGTTCACGTATATCCTCTACCTTAACGGGCAGAAAAGTCCCTAAACCAATATGCAATGTAAGCTTATCTACCTGAACGCTTTTTTTTTCGAGTTTTTGTAGCAACTTATCCGTAAAGTGCAAGCCTGCGGTAGGTGTAGCTACAGAGCCAGGATGTTGCGCATAGACAGTTTGATAGCGCTCCTTATCTAGTTCAGGAATAGCTGCGCGACGCATATAAGGAGGGAGAGGGATATGACCAAATTTTTCTAAAGCTTGTGTAATATCTCCTTCATAATCGAAATTGACCACACGCTTGCCATCGGCTAAAACGTCTATAATTTTGCAGGAAAAACCTTCTTTAAAGGTCACATAGCTTCCCTTGCCTAGTTTTTTACCCGGTTTTACTAAAGCTTCCCAATCGCCTGTTGGAAGCCTTTTGATCAAAAATATCTCTGCTTTACCTCCCGTAGAACGTGAACCGATAAGGCGAGAGGGAAGAACTTTGGTATTATTGAATACTAGGCTATCTCCTTTGCCTAAAAAGTCAGCCAATTCATGAAAAACCATTTCATACATATTTCCTGAAGAGCGGTCGACTACAAGTAGTCGTGTAGTATCACGAGGCTCGCACGGGTATTGAGCGATCAACTCTTCAGGTAAATCATATAGATAATTATTTAGTGAATGCCAATCTTTCATAAAAGGTTAGAGATATAAAGTTCTTAAAGGTGACAGGGAATCGAGCAAGAAACCATTATAGGGGGCCAGAAAATTTAAAGGTGGTGTTAGGAATGAAAATCTGTTGAGAAAGATCCATCTCATTTAACTCAGCCTTAAAGTGCCTCTTAAGCGCAGGCTTTCTTTATCTTTACTTTTTTTAGTTTGGCTTTCTATCTCTATCTCTGTCTAGCTTCTATAGGCAAGGTTATTGAATTAGCTTTACTATGTTAATTAATTCGCGATTAAATCTACTTGTGCACCAGGGAAAGCTTTCCTAAGAATTTGAGCGGCATGTTCACCTTGATGGGCAAGCATGGCAGCTTGATCTAAAGAAATTTTAGAATGGATAACTTGTGCATCTGCTCCATCTATTGCTTCTATACTATCCCACTTAGCCATCAACGGATTTGAAGAAAAAGTCATCACCATATGGTGAGTGGCTTTAACCGCTTGCTCGATAAGCTTAGAAGGGGGAGAAAGGGCATATCCCTGATAGCCTATTTGTCTGGCTTCAACGTCCCAGTAATGACTAGGAGCTTTTTGCTTTAGATAATAGGCATTTGTGCGTGCCGCAATGGCCACTGCAGCTAAAGCTTCTCCTGGCAGCGGTGCTTGCAGCCTTGCTGCTAGGACTGTTTTGACATATTCATCAAAAGGAATTTCATTAACAATACTAATTGTACCTCCGATGTCATAGATGTAAATACGTCCTTTATATTCAATGCCGTCGACTATTATAGTAGTAGCTTTATCATCAGGCAGAATCATGAGCTGGTAAAGGCCTGGAAACTCTTCCTGCCATTTTAAGCCTTCGCTTAAAGGTTGAATATATTTTTTTTTACCGATAAAGCGTGTGCTTATATGCTTATTGGCATGAGGATCATAAATTTTGTATTTACCTTTGACCTCCAACATAGCCCCTGGTTTATTATGCATAATTAAAATTTTTAAAGTATCATTGGCTGCCGGCAAGGGTTTGTTAAAAAAGGTAGATAAAGAATCTGCTATGCCTGCATACGCTGCATTGGACAGTAGAATGAGACTCAAGAAAGCGATGAACATTTTTTTGATCATAGTCGTTCTCCTAATTATTGATCGTTAATTTTAAATGCTGATAGGCAAGAGGTGTGACTTCACGACCGCGCGGAGTTCTTTTAATAAAACCTTGCATGATAAGGTAGGGCTCGTACACTTCTTCAATCGTATGGGCTTCTTCTCCAATAGCAACAGCAATAGTATTGAGTCCCACCGGGCCACCCTTATAATGGTGAATCATCGTTTCTAAAATCTTAATATCCATTTCATCTAAACCTTTATGATCGATGGAAAGCATTTCTAAAGCTTTTGAAACAACTTCTGGGTTAATTTTATTACCTGCACGGATCTGGGCATAATCACGCACCCAGCGCAAAAGATTATTGGCAATTCGTGGAGTCCCGCGTGCACGGCGGGCAATTTCTAAAGCCGCTTCAGGGGCGATATTTAAATTTAAAATGCGCCCTGTACGCATGATGATTTGCACCAGAATCTCGGGAGGATAAAGTTCCAAGCGACAATTAAGCGCAAAACGAGATCTTAGAGGGCTAGAAAGCAGTCCTGAACGGGTCGTTGCACCTGCTAAGGTGAATTTGCTTAATTTAACTTGAACGCTACGCGCATTGGGGCCACTGTCGATCATAAGATCGAGCACAAAATCCTCCATAGCAGGATAAAGATATTCTTCGATGGTACGGTTGAGGCGATGAATTTCATCGATAAAGAGAATGTCGCCATCTTTGAGGTTAGTGAGCAAGCCAGCAAGATCGCCAGGCTTCTCAATGACTGGGCCTGAGGTTATCACTATATTAGTGCCCATGACCTTAGCAAGAATATTAGCAAGTGTTGTTTTTCCTAAACCTGGGGGGCCAGAAAAGAGGCAATGCCCTAATGCTTCTTTACGTTGCTTGGCAGCTTCTATAAGAACTGTTAGTCGTTCACGTAACTGATCTTGGCCGATAAAATCAGCCAAGGATTGAGGGCGTAAGGGGACTTCAAAAGTAACATCTTCTTGACCTAGAGTAGATTCAATGTAATTTTTTGATTCCATAATTAATCTTTAGGAAAAGAACCCTAAGGCGTTTAGGAAAACAAATATTATTAAGATAGGAGACATTATTTTAAAGCAAAACCTAAAATAATGCAATAGCCAAGGATGATTGTCAAAAAAATGAGAAGAGCCTAGTTTTAAACTATTTAAGCTATGAGTAGTGCCCCATACCCATCCTACGAGGATGATGGCTAAAAAGCCTCCTACCGGAATAAGGATAGCGTTAGCAACAAAATCAGTAAGAGCAAGAAAAGTCATTCCCTGCCAGCGTACATCAGCCAGGATGCTGCTTGAAAGAGCACTCGGAATACCTACAAGGAAAGCACCCAAGCCACAAATTAATACGGCTTGACGACGTTTCCACCCCCATTCGTCCATTAAATATGCGATTGTA from Neochlamydia sp. AcF84 carries:
- the queA gene encoding tRNA preQ1(34) S-adenosylmethionine ribosyltransferase-isomerase QueA, with protein sequence MKDWHSLNNYLYDLPEELIAQYPCEPRDTTRLLVVDRSSGNMYEMVFHELADFLGKGDSLVFNNTKVLPSRLIGSRSTGGKAEIFLIKRLPTGDWEALVKPGKKLGKGSYVTFKEGFSCKIIDVLADGKRVVNFDYEGDITQALEKFGHIPLPPYMRRAAIPELDKERYQTVYAQHPGSVATPTAGLHFTDKLLQKLEKKSVQVDKLTLHIGLGTFLPVKVEDIREHQMHDESFEISQETAERLNKRPINKRQICVGTTSCRALEAASSPSGMIRGGKYNTNIFIHPGYQFKYVQHLLTNFHQPGSSLLMLVSAFASPELIKEAYNKAIKERYRFLSYGDAMLIL
- a CDS encoding SpoIID/LytB domain-containing protein, coding for MIKKMFIAFLSLILLSNAAYAGIADSLSTFFNKPLPAANDTLKILIMHNKPGAMLEVKGKYKIYDPHANKHISTRFIGKKKYIQPLSEGLKWQEEFPGLYQLMILPDDKATTIIVDGIEYKGRIYIYDIGGTISIVNEIPFDEYVKTVLAARLQAPLPGEALAAVAIAARTNAYYLKQKAPSHYWDVEARQIGYQGYALSPPSKLIEQAVKATHHMVMTFSSNPLMAKWDSIEAIDGADAQVIHSKISLDQAAMLAHQGEHAAQILRKAFPGAQVDLIAN
- the ruvB gene encoding Holliday junction branch migration DNA helicase RuvB, which codes for MESKNYIESTLGQEDVTFEVPLRPQSLADFIGQDQLRERLTVLIEAAKQRKEALGHCLFSGPPGLGKTTLANILAKVMGTNIVITSGPVIEKPGDLAGLLTNLKDGDILFIDEIHRLNRTIEEYLYPAMEDFVLDLMIDSGPNARSVQVKLSKFTLAGATTRSGLLSSPLRSRFALNCRLELYPPEILVQIIMRTGRILNLNIAPEAALEIARRARGTPRIANNLLRWVRDYAQIRAGNKINPEVVSKALEMLSIDHKGLDEMDIKILETMIHHYKGGPVGLNTIAVAIGEEAHTIEEVYEPYLIMQGFIKRTPRGREVTPLAYQHLKLTINN